A window of the Candidatus Aegiribacteria sp. genome harbors these coding sequences:
- a CDS encoding pyridoxamine 5'-phosphate oxidase family protein: MNRFEILEFVRRNTTSFMATAEGGEPRVRGMDTPYIDENGLTFCTGTGKDICKQLLANSSVELCYWSMEEKIQLRIRGEMEKLDDEELKKHIVETKFTFLKPVVEQFGWDTLTLFRISSGEARTWSPENPAEINTEGFDF, from the coding sequence ATGAACCGCTTCGAAATTCTTGAGTTCGTGCGTCGTAATACCACTTCGTTCATGGCCACGGCAGAAGGGGGAGAACCTAGAGTCCGGGGAATGGATACGCCGTATATTGACGAGAACGGTCTTACATTCTGTACCGGTACCGGTAAGGATATCTGTAAACAGCTCCTTGCGAATTCCTCGGTGGAACTCTGCTACTGGAGCATGGAGGAAAAAATTCAGCTGAGAATTCGGGGAGAAATGGAAAAGCTTGATGATGAAGAACTCAAGAAGCACATCGTTGAAACGAAATTCACCTTTCTAAAACCTGTTGTAGAGCAGTTCGGATGGGACACACTGACCCTGTTCAGGATTTCCAGCGGTGAAGCAAGAACATGGTCTCCTGAAAACCCCGCGGAAATAAATACTGAGGGCTTCGATTTCTGA